A genomic segment from Dermatobacter hominis encodes:
- the rplN gene encoding 50S ribosomal protein L14, with the protein MIQQESRLRVADNSGAREVLVIKVLGGSRRRYASIGDVFVATVKDALPGAAVKKGDVVKCVVVRTKKERRRPDGSYIRFDENAAVLINDQKQPRGTRIFGPVGRELRDKKFMRIVSLAPEVI; encoded by the coding sequence ATGATCCAGCAGGAGAGCCGCCTCCGGGTGGCCGACAACTCGGGTGCCCGCGAGGTGCTCGTCATCAAGGTGCTCGGCGGCTCCCGCCGTCGGTACGCCTCGATCGGCGACGTCTTCGTGGCCACCGTCAAGGACGCCCTCCCGGGCGCCGCGGTCAAGAAGGGCGACGTCGTGAAGTGCGTCGTCGTCCGCACGAAGAAGGAGCGGCGCCGCCCCGACGGCAGCTACATCCGCTTCGACGAGAACGCCGCCGTGCTCATCAACGACCAGAAGCAGCCCCGCGGGACCCGCATCTTCGGTCCGGTCGGCCGTGAGCTGCGCGACAAGAAGTTCATGCGAATCGTCTCGCTCGCCCCGGAGGTGATCTGA
- the rplO gene encoding 50S ribosomal protein L15, with product MKIHDLKPADGSRKRRKRVGRGIGGKGGKTAGRGTKGQKARDTIPVSFEGGQLPMSMRVPKLRGFNNPFRVEYQAINLDTIAESGLDEITPDTLRSKGLVSKGALVKVLGRGELDRKVTVKVHAVSKSAEEAITAAGGTVEKLPLPFAVRPAFSGSAHTNR from the coding sequence ATGAAGATCCACGACCTGAAGCCGGCCGACGGGTCCCGCAAGCGGCGCAAGCGCGTCGGTCGCGGCATCGGCGGCAAGGGCGGCAAGACCGCAGGCCGCGGCACCAAGGGCCAGAAGGCGCGCGACACCATCCCCGTGAGCTTCGAGGGCGGCCAGCTCCCGATGTCGATGCGGGTCCCCAAGCTGCGCGGCTTCAACAACCCGTTCCGCGTCGAGTACCAGGCGATCAACCTGGACACGATCGCCGAGTCCGGTCTCGACGAGATCACCCCCGACACGCTGCGCTCCAAGGGCCTCGTCTCGAAGGGCGCGCTCGTGAAGGTGCTCGGCCGCGGCGAGCTCGACCGCAAGGTCACCGTGAAGGTGCACGCCGTCTCGAAGTCGGCCGAGGAGGCCATCACCGCCGCCGGCGGCACGGTCGAGAAGCTGCCGCTGCCGTTCGCGGTCCGTCCGGCGTTCTCGGGCTCCGCGCACACCAACCGCTGA
- the rpmD gene encoding 50S ribosomal protein L30 encodes MAQIKVTQVRSSIGTKPKQRGTLRALGLGRIGKTHVLEDTPDVRGQINKVPHLIDVEEVS; translated from the coding sequence ATGGCTCAGATCAAGGTCACCCAGGTGCGCTCGTCGATCGGCACCAAGCCCAAGCAGCGCGGCACGCTCCGCGCGCTCGGCCTGGGCCGCATCGGCAAGACGCACGTCCTCGAGGACACCCCCGACGTGCGGGGCCAGATCAACAAGGTCCCCCACCTCATCGACGTCGAAGAGGTTTCGTGA
- the rplR gene encoding 50S ribosomal protein L18, with product MSDKSKQKRDSRIRRHSRVRRHVTGTAERPRLAVFRSNRHVVAQVIDDRAGVTLASASTLEADLRSGATGNAEAAAKVGTLVAERAKAAGVEQVVFDRGGFRYHGRVAALADAARDAGLEF from the coding sequence ATGAGTGACAAGAGCAAGCAGAAGCGGGACAGCCGAATCCGGCGCCACTCCCGCGTGCGTCGCCACGTGACCGGCACCGCGGAGCGCCCGCGCCTCGCCGTGTTCCGGTCCAACCGCCACGTCGTGGCGCAGGTGATCGACGACCGCGCCGGCGTCACGCTGGCCTCGGCCAGCACGCTCGAGGCCGACCTCCGCTCCGGCGCGACCGGCAACGCCGAGGCCGCGGCCAAGGTCGGCACGCTCGTCGCCGAGCGCGCCAAGGCCGCCGGCGTCGAGCAGGTGGTCTTCGACCGCGGTGGCTTCCGCTACCACGGGCGCGTCGCCGCCCTCGCCGATGCAGCCCGTGACGCAGGACTGGAGTTCTGA
- a CDS encoding type Z 30S ribosomal protein S14, which translates to MATEALKQKQQRKPKFKVRAYTRCRRCGRPRSVYRKFGLCRVCLRELAHSGEIPGVTKASW; encoded by the coding sequence ATGGCCACCGAGGCTCTCAAGCAGAAGCAGCAGCGCAAGCCCAAGTTCAAGGTGCGGGCGTACACCCGTTGCCGCCGGTGCGGTCGTCCGCGCTCGGTGTACCGCAAGTTCGGCCTCTGCCGCGTGTGCCTGCGCGAGCTCGCGCACTCCGGCGAGATCCCGGGCGTGACCAAGGCCAGTTGGTGA
- the rplF gene encoding 50S ribosomal protein L6 — protein sequence MSRIGKAPITVPSGVTVSIDGQSIAVKGPKGELSRTVSELVTLREDGETIVVERSGDDRDARAQHGLVRSLVQNMVTGVTDGFQKDLEIVGVGYRAQAKGKGLELSLGFSHPVVVDAPDGITFNVPQPTRIEVHGIDKQLVGQVAANIREWRKPEPYKGKGVRYADEHVRRKAGKAGK from the coding sequence ATGTCCCGCATCGGCAAGGCACCGATCACCGTCCCGAGCGGCGTGACCGTCTCGATCGACGGCCAGTCGATCGCCGTCAAGGGGCCCAAGGGCGAGCTGTCCCGCACCGTGTCCGAGCTGGTCACGCTGCGCGAGGACGGTGAGACGATCGTGGTGGAGCGCTCCGGCGACGACCGCGACGCCCGCGCCCAGCACGGCCTCGTCCGCTCGCTGGTCCAGAACATGGTCACCGGCGTGACCGACGGGTTCCAGAAGGACCTCGAGATCGTCGGCGTCGGCTACCGCGCCCAGGCCAAGGGCAAGGGCCTCGAGCTCTCGCTCGGGTTCTCGCACCCGGTCGTGGTGGACGCCCCCGACGGCATCACCTTCAACGTCCCGCAGCCCACCCGCATCGAGGTGCACGGGATCGACAAGCAGCTGGTCGGCCAGGTGGCCGCCAACATCCGTGAGTGGCGCAAGCCGGAGCCCTACAAGGGCAAGGGCGTGCGCTACGCCGACGAGCACGTCCGCCGCAAGGCCGGCAAGGCCGGCAAGTGA
- the rpmC gene encoding 50S ribosomal protein L29 — MAKESVTHLGDEQLVERLAEEKDRLFKLRFQLATGQLENSTRISQTKKDIARINTELRAREIAAAEAAVGSEAS, encoded by the coding sequence ATGGCGAAGGAGTCCGTCACCCACCTGGGCGACGAGCAGCTCGTCGAGCGGCTCGCCGAGGAGAAGGACCGCCTCTTCAAGCTGCGGTTCCAGCTGGCCACCGGTCAGCTCGAGAACTCCACCCGGATCAGCCAGACCAAGAAGGACATCGCCCGCATCAACACCGAGCTGCGGGCCCGTGAGATCGCTGCCGCCGAGGCGGCGGTCGGGAGCGAGGCGTCATGA
- the rpsQ gene encoding 30S ribosomal protein S17, translating into MSDTAPTTSERNARKVREGIVTSNKMERTAIVTVTERVRHPRYNKTMQQDKKLYVHDESNDLNVGDRVRVMETRPLSKLKRWRILEIVERAR; encoded by the coding sequence ATGAGCGACACCGCACCGACGACGTCCGAGCGCAACGCCCGCAAGGTGCGTGAGGGCATCGTGACGTCCAACAAGATGGAGCGCACCGCCATCGTCACCGTGACCGAGCGCGTCCGGCACCCCCGGTACAACAAGACGATGCAGCAGGACAAGAAGCTGTACGTCCACGACGAGTCGAACGACCTCAACGTGGGCGACCGCGTGCGGGTCATGGAGACCCGGCCGCTGTCCAAGCTGAAGCGCTGGCGGATCCTGGAGATCGTGGAGCGCGCCCGATGA
- the rplP gene encoding 50S ribosomal protein L16 yields MLMPRKVKHRKQHRGRTKGVAKGGTNVTHGQYGIQALEPGWITARQIEAARIAMTRHIKRGGKVWINVFPDKPVTQKPAETRMGSGKGNPERWVAVVRPGRVLFELSYPDDAIARGALNRAIQKLPVKAKIVTREEGF; encoded by the coding sequence ATGTTGATGCCCCGCAAGGTCAAGCACCGCAAGCAGCATCGCGGTCGCACCAAGGGTGTCGCCAAGGGCGGCACCAACGTCACGCACGGCCAGTACGGCATCCAGGCGCTCGAGCCCGGGTGGATCACCGCCCGCCAGATCGAGGCCGCCCGTATCGCCATGACCCGCCACATCAAGCGTGGCGGCAAGGTCTGGATCAACGTGTTCCCCGACAAGCCGGTGACGCAGAAGCCGGCCGAGACGCGCATGGGCTCCGGCAAGGGCAACCCCGAGCGCTGGGTCGCCGTCGTGCGCCCGGGCCGCGTGCTGTTCGAGCTGAGCTACCCCGACGACGCCATCGCCCGCGGCGCCCTCAACCGGGCCATCCAGAAGCTGCCGGTGAAGGCGAAGATCGTGACCCGTGAGGAGGGCTTCTGA
- the rplE gene encoding 50S ribosomal protein L5, producing MVPRLKTRYNDEIRSSLQQTLGLGNIMEVPRLEKIVVNVGAGKATENRGLLDKVVEDLTAICGQKPVITKAKKSIAGFKLREGNAIGVKVTLRGDNMWEFFDRLITLAIPRIRDFRGLPSKSFDGRGNYTFGVTEQLIFPEIDYDKIDASRGMDITIVTTARTDAEGRALLDAFGFPFRREGQQ from the coding sequence ATCGTCCCCCGGCTGAAGACCCGCTACAACGACGAGATCCGCTCGTCGCTGCAGCAGACGCTCGGCCTGGGCAACATCATGGAGGTCCCGCGCCTCGAGAAGATCGTGGTCAACGTCGGCGCCGGCAAGGCGACCGAGAACCGCGGCCTGCTCGACAAGGTCGTCGAGGACCTGACCGCCATCTGCGGCCAGAAGCCCGTCATCACGAAGGCCAAGAAGTCGATCGCCGGCTTCAAGCTCCGTGAGGGCAACGCCATCGGCGTCAAGGTGACGCTGCGCGGCGACAACATGTGGGAGTTCTTCGACCGGCTCATCACGCTGGCGATCCCCCGCATCCGTGACTTCCGGGGCCTGCCGTCGAAGAGCTTCGACGGTCGTGGCAACTACACGTTCGGCGTGACCGAGCAGCTGATCTTCCCGGAGATCGACTACGACAAGATCGATGCCTCACGGGGCATGGACATCACGATCGTGACCACCGCTCGAACCGATGCCGAAGGCCGCGCCCTCCTGGACGCCTTCGGCTTCCCGTTCCGTCGTGAAGGGCAGCAGTAA
- the rplV gene encoding 50S ribosomal protein L22 — MTGTKTNERPGVRAQHRHARMSATKARVVLDLIRGKSVAEARTILQFSERGASYTIAKVLDSAVANAANNNDIPPEELFVATAYADEGPTLKRWRPRARGRATRIRKRTCHITIIVGRYSAEEWDRIRTRQAESGRTTPDAASARARRVAGSRRRSGAPAEEAETPTPEEELAGDEAATEAVVTEAFAEDAEDAGVADGADSADDGGAAAEDAGDEAAADAVVAEDSAEIADEAAAAADEAGETDKKDED; from the coding sequence ATGACCGGGACCAAGACCAACGAGCGGCCGGGCGTCCGTGCGCAGCACCGCCACGCCCGCATGTCGGCCACCAAGGCCCGCGTGGTGCTCGACCTCATCCGCGGCAAGTCCGTGGCCGAGGCCCGCACGATCCTGCAGTTCTCCGAGCGGGGCGCGTCCTACACGATCGCCAAGGTGCTCGACTCGGCGGTGGCCAACGCCGCCAACAACAACGACATCCCGCCGGAGGAGCTCTTCGTCGCCACCGCCTATGCGGACGAGGGCCCCACGCTGAAGCGCTGGCGCCCCCGGGCCCGCGGCCGCGCCACGCGGATCCGCAAGCGCACCTGCCACATCACGATCATCGTCGGCCGCTACAGCGCCGAGGAGTGGGACCGGATCCGGACGCGCCAGGCCGAGTCCGGCCGGACGACCCCCGACGCCGCCTCCGCCCGCGCCCGTCGCGTGGCCGGCAGCCGTCGCCGCTCCGGCGCCCCCGCCGAGGAGGCGGAGACGCCGACGCCGGAGGAGGAGCTCGCAGGTGACGAGGCCGCGACCGAGGCGGTCGTGACCGAGGCGTTCGCCGAGGACGCCGAGGACGCAGGCGTCGCCGATGGCGCGGACAGCGCCGATGACGGCGGCGCAGCTGCGGAGGACGCGGGTGACGAGGCCGCCGCCGACGCCGTCGTGGCCGAGGACAGCGCCGAGATCGCCGACGAGGCCGCGGCCGCCGCCGACGAGGCTGGCGAGACCGACAAGAAGGACGAGGACTGA
- the rplX gene encoding 50S ribosomal protein L24 translates to MKIRKGDRVRVLSGKDKGKEGEVMSVDPAAGKAIVEGVNVAKRHQKPTRAMQQGGIIDKAMPIQVSNLALIDSAGKATRVGYRIGADGSKTRVARSNGGEL, encoded by the coding sequence CTGAAGATCAGGAAGGGTGACCGCGTCCGCGTCCTGTCCGGCAAGGACAAGGGCAAGGAGGGCGAGGTCATGTCCGTCGACCCGGCCGCCGGCAAGGCGATCGTGGAGGGCGTGAACGTGGCCAAGCGCCACCAGAAGCCGACCCGGGCCATGCAGCAGGGCGGCATCATCGACAAGGCGATGCCCATCCAGGTGTCGAACCTGGCGCTCATCGACAGCGCCGGGAAGGCCACCCGGGTCGGGTACCGCATCGGCGCCGACGGGTCGAAGACCCGCGTCGCCCGCAGCAACGGAGGTGAGCTGTGA
- the rpsH gene encoding 30S ribosomal protein S8 produces the protein MTMTDPIADMLTRIRNANIAMHDEVKMPSSKLKEALAVLLEKEGYIVGFTVAENPSGPGKSLRIDMKYSDERRRVISGLRRVSKPGLRVYRKHDELERVLGGLGIAVLSTSKGLMTDREARRQRIGGEVLCHVW, from the coding sequence ATGACCATGACCGACCCCATCGCCGACATGCTGACCCGCATCCGCAACGCGAACATCGCGATGCACGACGAGGTCAAGATGCCGTCCTCCAAGCTGAAGGAGGCGCTCGCCGTCCTCCTCGAGAAGGAGGGCTACATCGTCGGGTTCACCGTCGCGGAGAACCCGAGCGGGCCCGGCAAGAGCCTGCGCATCGACATGAAGTACTCCGACGAGCGTCGTCGGGTGATCTCCGGCCTGCGCCGCGTCTCGAAGCCGGGCCTGCGGGTCTACCGCAAGCACGACGAGCTCGAGCGCGTCCTCGGCGGTCTCGGCATCGCCGTCCTGTCCACGAGCAAGGGGCTCATGACCGACCGCGAGGCTCGCCGCCAGCGGATCGGTGGTGAGGTCCTCTGCCATGTCTGGTGA
- the rpsC gene encoding 30S ribosomal protein S3 has translation MGQKVNPYGFRLGTTTDWKSRWFATREEYVDYLIEDWKIRDYLMNKLPNAAISRIEVERTRDRLRVDVHTARPGIVIGRRGAQADELRADLTKLTGNPKVQLNIQEIKQPEVDAALIAQGVADQLANRIAFRRAMKRAVQNAQKAGALGIRVQCSGRLGGSEMSRTEWYREGRVPLHTLRADIDYGFREAKTTAGRIGVKVWIYKGDILPYKSANEDKITKEAAMAVGETAGQERPRVVSTKPTAPGAAAAAAAAAPAPAPEAAPAPEETDEELKPLVQEADPEFERLLAEEEEIERSTREHHETPHFRPGDAD, from the coding sequence ATGGGCCAGAAGGTCAACCCCTACGGCTTCCGCCTCGGCACCACCACGGACTGGAAGTCCCGGTGGTTCGCCACCCGTGAGGAGTACGTCGACTACCTCATCGAGGACTGGAAGATCCGCGACTACCTGATGAACAAGCTGCCGAACGCAGCCATCAGCCGGATCGAGGTCGAGCGCACGCGCGACCGCCTCCGCGTCGACGTCCACACCGCGCGCCCCGGCATCGTCATCGGTCGCCGCGGCGCCCAGGCCGACGAGCTGCGCGCCGATCTCACCAAGCTGACCGGCAACCCCAAGGTCCAGCTGAACATCCAGGAGATCAAGCAGCCCGAGGTCGACGCCGCGCTGATCGCGCAGGGCGTGGCCGACCAGCTGGCCAACCGCATCGCCTTCCGCCGGGCCATGAAGCGGGCCGTGCAGAACGCGCAGAAGGCCGGCGCCCTCGGCATCCGGGTGCAGTGCTCGGGTCGCCTCGGCGGCTCCGAGATGTCCCGCACCGAGTGGTACCGCGAGGGTCGCGTGCCGCTGCACACCCTCCGCGCCGACATCGACTACGGCTTCCGCGAGGCCAAGACCACTGCCGGCCGCATCGGCGTGAAGGTCTGGATCTACAAGGGCGACATCCTCCCCTACAAGAGCGCCAACGAGGACAAGATCACCAAGGAGGCGGCGATGGCCGTCGGCGAGACCGCCGGCCAGGAGCGCCCCCGCGTGGTGTCGACCAAGCCCACCGCTCCGGGTGCCGCCGCTGCCGCTGCCGCGGCCGCCCCGGCGCCGGCTCCCGAGGCCGCACCGGCCCCCGAGGAGACCGACGAGGAGCTCAAGCCCCTCGTGCAGGAGGCGGACCCCGAGTTCGAGCGGCTCCTCGCGGAGGAGGAGGAGATCGAGCGCTCCACCCGCGAGCACCACGAGACGCCGCACTTCCGACCGGGAGACGCTGACTGA
- the secY gene encoding preprotein translocase subunit SecY, which produces MSRIGNIIKVPDLRNKVLFTLMMLVIYRFGCYVPVPGIDQNAVSAIEDQAREGGVLAFLQLFSGRALTRFSLFALGIMPYITASIIMQILAVVIPKLQEWQQQGAVGQRKTTQWTRYVTIGISILQSTGLVFLFHNGGGGLTGGQSNLDLVPGFSPAIVLLIVLTFTAGSALLMWMGELITTRGIGNGMSLIIFCSVVSGLPSAFSAVYAAENGAVKLAIFLAFFLVLLVFVVFIELGQRRIPVQFAKRVVGRRMYSGQSTYIPLKVNQAGVVPIIFASAVINLPVLLSQVLPSDGWGASVSNFINDYLADTRNLVYLAFLGLLIVGFAYFYTAIAFDPVQQADNLRKQGGFIPGIRPGPQTEHYLSKVLNRITLPGAIFVAILAIAPTVLVSYLLGPGAANNGAAYSIGGTSLLIAVGVALETMKQVDSQLMMRNYEGFLSSKS; this is translated from the coding sequence GTGTCGCGAATCGGCAACATCATCAAGGTGCCGGACCTCCGCAACAAGGTCCTGTTCACCCTGATGATGCTCGTCATCTACCGGTTCGGTTGCTACGTGCCCGTCCCGGGCATCGACCAGAACGCGGTCAGCGCCATCGAGGACCAGGCCCGCGAGGGCGGCGTGCTCGCGTTCCTGCAGCTGTTCTCGGGCCGGGCCCTGACCCGCTTCAGCCTCTTCGCGCTCGGGATCATGCCGTACATCACGGCGTCGATCATCATGCAGATCCTCGCGGTGGTGATCCCCAAGCTGCAGGAGTGGCAGCAGCAGGGGGCGGTCGGCCAGCGCAAGACCACGCAGTGGACCCGCTACGTCACGATCGGCATCTCGATCCTGCAGTCCACCGGCCTGGTGTTCCTCTTCCACAACGGCGGCGGCGGCCTCACCGGCGGCCAGTCCAACCTGGACCTGGTGCCCGGCTTCAGCCCGGCCATCGTGCTGCTGATCGTCCTGACCTTCACCGCCGGCTCGGCGCTGCTCATGTGGATGGGCGAGCTGATCACGACCCGCGGCATCGGCAACGGCATGTCGCTGATCATCTTCTGCTCGGTCGTGTCGGGTCTGCCCTCCGCCTTCTCCGCCGTCTACGCAGCCGAGAACGGCGCCGTGAAGCTGGCCATCTTCCTGGCCTTCTTCCTCGTGCTGCTCGTGTTCGTCGTGTTCATCGAGCTCGGCCAGCGCCGCATCCCGGTGCAGTTCGCCAAGCGGGTCGTCGGCCGGCGGATGTACTCGGGCCAGAGCACGTACATCCCGCTGAAGGTCAACCAGGCGGGCGTCGTGCCGATCATCTTCGCCTCGGCGGTCATCAACCTGCCGGTGCTGCTCAGCCAGGTCCTGCCGTCCGACGGCTGGGGCGCCAGCGTGTCGAACTTCATCAACGACTACCTGGCCGACACCCGGAACCTCGTCTACCTGGCGTTCCTCGGACTGCTGATCGTCGGCTTCGCGTACTTCTACACGGCGATCGCGTTCGACCCCGTCCAGCAGGCCGACAACCTGCGCAAGCAGGGCGGCTTCATCCCGGGCATCCGTCCCGGTCCGCAGACCGAGCACTACCTGTCCAAGGTGCTCAACCGCATCACGCTGCCCGGCGCGATCTTCGTGGCCATCCTGGCCATCGCGCCGACGGTGCTCGTCAGCTACCTGCTCGGCCCCGGCGCCGCCAACAACGGCGCGGCCTACTCGATCGGCGGCACCTCGCTCCTGATCGCGGTGGGCGTGGCGCTCGAGACCATGAAGCAGGTCGACAGCCAGCTCATGATGCGCAACTACGAAGGGTTCCTGTCGAGCAAGAGCTGA